The proteins below are encoded in one region of Silene latifolia isolate original U9 population chromosome 2, ASM4854445v1, whole genome shotgun sequence:
- the LOC141641505 gene encoding putative F-box protein At1g32420 — MRKQKRNKLPTTKLVKEICLEILVKLPIKAILRFRCVSKLWCSLIDDLHFTSTHLKNQHKLQDESRLLVLEPHEMCDRNQLGAIRRSDTFRRMSKHEFGDDWSIHYHATGYINGVLCVKKYITAEVLPVQIFLWNPSIRKALEIPLPRAAKSKAIIDNIDCAFGFDPITNDYKIVASLYIRGEHHFPKFVEIYTLSKNSWKFFEKEKYPILWDKYRPKAYLNGIIYWMGIDLLENTPKGKFSHLVSFNVDKEALNYIDLPDCEIFDDPDHERFPIVLDQSIAIMDIYPKYTSIWAMRENSWFKRYTINLQLFQKCVFLKSNGNLLHRGEQGGVSSYHLESTKVKGISKSYKVVSYFTSAYMESLVLLNGFDDRNVFTFPNGEKNFT, encoded by the coding sequence ATGAGGAAGCAAAAGAGAAACAAATTGCCTACAACAAAACTAGTAAAAGAAATATGTCTTGAGATTCTTGTTAAATTACCAATCAAAGCAATATTAAGATTTCGATGTGTTTCAAAATTGTGGTGCTCACTCATTGATGACCTACATTTCACTTCAACCCACCTTAAAAATCAGCACAAACTTCAAGATGAATCTCGCTTACTAGTGTTAGAGCCACATGAGATGTGTGACCGAAATCAATTGGGTGCGATTCGCCGGAGTGACACATTTAGAAGGATGTCTAAGCATGAATTCGGTGATGATTGGTCTATCCATTACCATGCCACCGGTTACATTAACGGCGTGCTTTGTGTCAAGAAATACATAACAGCAGAAGTGCTACCAGTTCAAATTTTTCTTTGGAATCCTTCGATTAGGAAAGCTTTAGAAATTCCTCTTCCTCGAGCAGCAAAATCAAAAGCAATAATTGATAATATTGATTGCGCCTTTGGTTTTGATCCGATTACAAATGACTACAAGATTGTAGCAAGCTTATATATCCGCGGTGAGCATCATTTCCCTAAATTTGTTGAGATATATACCCTTAGCAAAAACTCATGGAAATTTTTCGAAAAGGAGAAATACCCAATTCTTTGGGACAAATACCGTCCAAAGGCTTACCTTAATGGGATTATATATTGGATGGGTATTGACTTGCTAGAAAATACTCCAAAAGGTAAGTTTTCTCATCTTGTGTCATTTAATGTAGATAAAGAGGCATTAAACTATATCGATTTACCGGATTGTGAAATTTTTGATGATCCGGATCATGAACGatttcctatcgttttggacCAATCAATTGCCATAATGGATATCTATCCTAAATATACTAGTATTTGGGCAATGAGGGAGAATTCTTGGTTCAAGAGATATACTATTAACTTACAATTGTTTCAAAAGTGTGTATTTTTAAAGAGTAATGGTAACTTGTTGCATCGTGGAGAACAAGGAGGTGTGAGTTCATATCACCTTGAAAGTACAAAAGTTAAAGGTATTTCAAAGAGTTACAAAGTTGTCTCCTATTTCACCAGTGCTTACATGGAAAGCCTGGTGTTGCTTAATGGTTTCGATGATAGAAATGTATTCACTTTTCCTAATGGAGAAAAGAATTTTACTTGA